DNA from Candidatus Tanganyikabacteria bacterium:
TCGAGTTCCAGAAGGTCCACGACCTCCGCGGACTTGCGGAACTGATCCCCGCGGAGTGGGGGTTGGGCTCCCGGATTCCCGCCCTGGCCGAACTCTCCGTCTGGGCCGTCGAAGGCCGCTACCCGGGCGACTGGCCGGATGCGACGCTGGCAGACGCGACCGAGGCCGTGGGGGTAGCGCGGGCTTTCCTCGGTTGGGTTCTCGCCGAATTCCCGTCCCGGGGTTGCCCGACCGTCTGACTGGTGCCCGAAACGGCTCGGGAACGCTCGTGGTCGGGAAGGAGCGGCCGGAGGCTCCAAAGGCAGCTCGCCACCGTGCCGACGTTGTGCAGGACGGCCAGCAGGCCGGCCGGAGCGGCGCCGGCAATTCCAATGGCCATCAGCTATGAGGCGAGGGCGAAGTACACCACGCTGCGGCCAGCCTCTGCCGCACCCGCAGTCGGCCGGGAAGCGAGCTGGCGACGGTGAGCACAGGGAAGCCCTCAACTTTTGAGAATCATTCTCAATAAGGTAGGGGACGTGACATGAAAGAGCATCCGTAGTTCGGCGTTATTGCAAGTACTTCTCAACTATCTGGGAAGGCCCCCGCCAGCCTCGGACGCGAGGCGGGGCAAATCGCCCGCGCGGATCTCAGCGCTCGCTCCTCGCGCGAGCCGCCTGCTCCTCGGGCGCCCAGGCGTGCATGAGCCGCGCCTCGGGAACCAGCCGGTTGTAGAGGCTGGCTGCCGCCGCCGCGATACCCGCCGGCGCCAGGGTCCAGAAGAGCAGCCCCGCGATGACGCTGCCCGGGGTGAGCGGGCGGGCCAGGGCCGCGAGATCGGCGTGGATCAGGTAGCCCAGCGCCGCCATGAACGCCCTGGCATCCCAGGCGACCAGCCCGATACAGGCCAGGGCCAGGATGCCCGAGACGATTCCCGTGGTGAGCGCGATTGCCTTCGGGTCGAGCTTGCACATTCGAGGTAACCTCCTCCCGGCGTTTCGCCGCCGCGGCCATGACACTTGCTCCGCGGCGCACTGTTCCGCATCGGTGCTTTGACCAAACTCGGTGCGCTCATGCCTGCCCGCCGCGCGTCGCGCCGCCCCCGTCCGCCCGCCGGACCAACGGCGCCTTGCCGAGCGCCGTCCGGGGGATCGCGGGGACGGACTCTACCGTGACGCGGATGCCGGGCAGCCCGATGGCCGCGAGCGCGG
Protein-coding regions in this window:
- a CDS encoding HEPN domain-containing protein — protein: MTREEHLAQVRRWLTYARSDLRAAERFLSDPEPEPWQACFHSQQAADKGLKAILVFLQVEFQKVHDLRGLAELIPAEWGLGSRIPALAELSVWAVEGRYPGDWPDATLADATEAVGVARAFLGWVLAEFPSRGCPTV